The Candidatus Omnitrophota bacterium genome has a window encoding:
- a CDS encoding N-acetyl sugar amidotransferase, whose translation MKEGLYKGAEGERGARRVAYCKRCLMPNTRPRIIFDKEGVCNACRNADTKWEDVDWDARRKEFEGLLDRYRSKDGSWDCVVPWSGGKDSSSIAYRLKFEFHMNPLLVTFSPQVPNEVGSANREALIQAGMDHIFFRPNQKVHRRLAKRFFVERGNHKVPWDAGVNTIPVIAAVKFGIPLIFYAEHGESEYGGKLLKEDSNKMRDFTEVIEHQIGDDPRNWIDEEITLNDLAPYIYPDVGSMKKVGVKALYFAYFFKWSSYRNYLYIKDKFNFRTCAEGRTEGTFTDFDSLDDKSDNLYYYMQYIKFGFGRAVRDASRMIQNKQLSRSEGLELARKYDHEFPARYLKEMLEYLMLTEEEFNDITDRHRNPEIWTKENGQWKLRYPLE comes from the coding sequence ATGAAAGAGGGCTTATATAAAGGTGCAGAAGGTGAAAGAGGCGCGAGGCGGGTGGCCTATTGCAAAAGATGCCTTATGCCCAATACGCGCCCCAGGATAATATTTGACAAAGAGGGTGTATGTAATGCATGCAGGAACGCAGATACGAAATGGGAAGATGTCGACTGGGATGCGCGGAGAAAGGAATTTGAAGGGCTCCTGGACCGTTACAGGTCGAAGGACGGCTCATGGGACTGCGTAGTCCCGTGGAGCGGGGGCAAGGACTCCAGCTCGATCGCCTACCGCCTGAAATTTGAATTCCATATGAACCCGCTCCTGGTGACCTTCTCTCCGCAGGTGCCCAATGAGGTGGGGAGCGCCAACCGCGAAGCCCTCATCCAGGCGGGCATGGACCATATATTCTTCCGGCCGAATCAGAAGGTCCACAGAAGATTGGCGAAGAGGTTCTTTGTGGAGAGGGGTAATCACAAGGTGCCGTGGGATGCAGGCGTGAACACCATCCCGGTCATCGCGGCGGTGAAGTTCGGGATCCCTCTCATATTCTACGCAGAACACGGAGAGAGCGAATATGGGGGAAAGCTACTGAAAGAAGATTCCAATAAGATGAGGGATTTTACGGAGGTCATAGAACATCAGATAGGCGATGATCCGAGGAACTGGATAGACGAAGAGATAACGCTGAACGACCTGGCACCGTATATATATCCCGATGTCGGCTCTATGAAAAAGGTCGGCGTGAAGGCGCTCTATTTTGCCTACTTCTTTAAATGGAGCAGCTACAGGAACTATCTCTACATAAAGGATAAGTTCAACTTCAGGACGTGCGCCGAGGGCAGGACCGAAGGGACCTTCACCGACTTCGACTCTCTCGACGATAAATCGGACAACCTCTACTATTACATGCAGTACATAAAGTTCGGATTCGGCAGGGCGGTCCGGGATGCCAGCCGCATGATACAGAATAAACAGCTGTCGAGGAGCGAGGGCCTGGAGCTTGCCCGTAAATACGACCACGAGTTCCCGGCAAGGTATCTCAAGGAGATGCTCGAGTACCTCATGCTCACAGAAGAGGAATTCAACGATATAACGGACAGGCACAGGAATCCCGAGATATGGACAAAAGAGAACGGCCAGTGGAAACTCCGGTATCCCCTGGAATAG
- a CDS encoding GNAT family N-acetyltransferase, with amino-acid sequence MKDLTITDKGNRLRFKFLDWDTRFFGVNSFTLDARGLVLRPDSGRFLARSLRSLKGPSFVTAKIPDDAPRHVIDLLSDAGFRYMNTEVTLEYVRRPEDGLTGRIPGGLSIEKASVMPRDAYLLGKEFRLTRFHMDENITRAKSDGVWTEYIKNFRPGRASHVFIAKARHETAGIILVNRSAQEGEYVNNLFFVAIKKKFRAKGAGRALIRRSLKWCAGQGGTVTVGTQANNVGALNFYMKNGFTKVRGTKTVLHRWSGR; translated from the coding sequence ATGAAGGACTTAACGATAACAGATAAAGGGAATCGGCTCAGGTTTAAATTCCTGGACTGGGATACGCGCTTCTTCGGCGTCAACTCTTTTACGCTGGATGCGCGCGGCCTTGTCCTGAGACCTGATTCCGGCCGTTTCCTCGCCCGATCTCTCCGTTCGCTCAAGGGACCTTCTTTCGTCACAGCCAAGATACCGGATGACGCGCCGCGACATGTCATAGATCTCTTATCCGACGCAGGTTTCAGATATATGAACACCGAAGTAACGCTGGAATATGTCCGGCGCCCGGAAGACGGCCTGACGGGCCGGATACCCGGCGGCCTTTCGATAGAGAAGGCCTCCGTGATGCCTCGCGATGCGTACCTCTTAGGAAAGGAGTTCAGGCTGACCCGTTTCCACATGGACGAAAATATAACGCGCGCTAAGAGCGACGGCGTATGGACGGAGTATATCAAAAATTTCCGGCCGGGCAGGGCAAGCCACGTCTTCATCGCAAAGGCCCGACACGAGACCGCGGGCATCATACTCGTCAACCGATCCGCTCAAGAAGGGGAGTACGTCAATAACCTCTTCTTCGTTGCTATCAAGAAGAAGTTCAGGGCCAAAGGCGCAGGAAGGGCCCTCATCAGGCGCTCCCTTAAATGGTGCGCCGGCCAGGGCGGCACCGTTACCGTGGGCACGCAGGCGAACAATGTCGGAGCGCTCAATTTCTATATGAAGAACGGTTTTACGAAAGTGCGCGGCACGAAGACGGTCCTGCACAGGTGGAGCGGACGATAA
- a CDS encoding CDP-glycerol glycerophosphotransferase family protein — translation MRTIIFLDYFEDLSDAVPVIEKTCRRLASKPLLVSSNFDNSALSERLGLEIVYFDDLLSQGDYDLMDEYVYGMAKTWHASLPEREGLTVHKGISFGVIGEERAQRLFTPSIKNLQIVLNMAERFRPDKIILAGERDIFSGLVSFIEKNLRIPAEFVEVRKKRDLCGDTKRFVADLLSEMVDIFIRNKSLRRPIKGDILIDARLSPELKGLGKRHRLFRYLMEKGLRVRWQLIVKERVLFAPVLEDGMIAKIKGRRLRIYWRSAKDDRKFRDSFIYKGFSIWDVVERPIEELVLNDFAAISDNMVFLEKFYKALKPRVVVLREAVRMPEKTIVSAAGLSGARTFVVQHGLLAERYVYTRLFSDRIALWGSSGIEWYGRYGNDTSRCVVTGKPGHDALYSRMRDGSLSAGGGPQKDPRAAETILYVPSYFKDIKWLHGVFYPYDSEYVSMDAITAAMRHFPDKRLVIKVHPFDPVDIDRFTTSRLRGLGNVTAVKNADILKLIAESSLVITSLFSSSALDAVILDKPVIALNVYKREDLVPFVKYGVALGAKNSEELKGAISRILGDAKTREGLAANRPQFIRDYAYAIDGKATERVMNEIEKFISEAI, via the coding sequence ATGCGGACAATAATATTCCTCGATTACTTTGAAGACCTGTCCGACGCGGTGCCTGTCATAGAGAAGACCTGCCGCCGTCTGGCTTCGAAACCTCTCCTCGTCTCCTCGAACTTCGATAATAGCGCGCTCTCCGAGCGCCTGGGCCTCGAGATCGTTTACTTCGACGACCTCTTATCCCAGGGCGATTACGATCTTATGGATGAATATGTTTACGGCATGGCGAAGACGTGGCATGCCTCGTTACCTGAGAGGGAGGGGCTCACCGTTCATAAAGGCATCTCGTTCGGCGTTATAGGGGAGGAGAGGGCCCAGCGTTTATTCACGCCCTCCATAAAAAATCTCCAGATAGTCCTGAATATGGCAGAAAGGTTCCGGCCGGATAAGATAATATTGGCGGGCGAGAGGGATATCTTCTCGGGCCTCGTCTCTTTTATAGAGAAGAACCTCCGGATCCCCGCTGAATTCGTTGAGGTGCGGAAGAAGAGGGACTTATGCGGCGATACTAAACGGTTCGTTGCAGACCTGCTTTCGGAGATGGTCGATATATTCATAAGGAATAAGTCACTGCGCCGGCCGATCAAAGGGGATATCCTTATTGACGCGCGCCTTTCGCCTGAGCTAAAAGGCCTCGGGAAGAGGCACCGTCTATTCCGTTATCTTATGGAGAAGGGTCTGCGTGTAAGGTGGCAGCTTATCGTGAAGGAGAGGGTGCTATTCGCCCCGGTCCTGGAAGACGGCATGATCGCGAAGATCAAGGGCCGCCGGTTGCGTATCTACTGGCGTTCGGCGAAGGATGACAGGAAATTCCGGGACAGTTTTATCTATAAAGGATTTTCCATATGGGATGTGGTCGAAAGGCCTATAGAGGAACTGGTATTGAACGATTTCGCGGCCATCAGCGATAATATGGTCTTCCTCGAAAAGTTCTATAAAGCGCTGAAACCCCGCGTTGTCGTGCTGCGGGAGGCGGTGAGGATGCCTGAGAAGACGATCGTCTCTGCCGCCGGACTTTCCGGGGCGCGGACGTTCGTGGTCCAGCATGGGCTCCTCGCAGAGAGGTATGTATATACCAGGCTCTTTTCCGACCGGATAGCATTATGGGGCAGCTCCGGTATAGAGTGGTACGGGAGATACGGGAACGACACCTCAAGATGCGTCGTCACGGGAAAACCCGGCCACGACGCGCTGTATTCGAGGATGCGCGACGGGTCATTGAGCGCCGGAGGCGGTCCTCAGAAAGATCCCCGGGCCGCGGAGACGATACTTTATGTGCCGAGCTACTTCAAGGATATAAAATGGCTTCATGGTGTATTCTACCCCTACGATTCGGAATATGTCTCCATGGACGCGATCACGGCGGCCATGCGCCATTTTCCCGATAAGCGACTCGTCATAAAGGTGCACCCTTTCGATCCCGTGGATATTGATAGATTCACAACTTCCAGGCTGCGAGGCCTCGGTAACGTGACTGCGGTGAAGAATGCCGATATCCTGAAACTGATAGCGGAGAGTTCCCTGGTGATAACGTCCCTATTCTCCTCTTCCGCCCTGGATGCCGTCATATTGGATAAGCCGGTGATAGCGCTGAACGTATATAAGCGTGAGGACCTGGTGCCCTTTGTCAAATACGGCGTCGCGCTCGGGGCCAAAAATTCCGAAGAATTAAAGGGTGCGATAAGCCGAATACTGGGTGACGCGAAGACGCGGGAAGGGCTTGCCGCGAACCGCCCGCAATTTATACGCGATTACGCTTATGCGATCGACGGAAAAGCGACGGAAAGGGTCATGAACGAAATAGAA
- a CDS encoding imidazole glycerol phosphate synthase cyclase subunit encodes MLKKRLITVLTFNNGVLFRTRNFHPDYRYTLNFVDAWSVDEIVVLDITRESMGEKPNFYNIVTQFADRCFVPLAAGGGVRSVEDFSTLLRLGADKVVINTEAVRRPEFIREAAGLFGSQCVVVSIDARKTGTGAYEVFTDFGTRPSGLDPVEWAKKARDLGAGEIMVTSIDKDGSLEGYDNDLNRTVSEAVDIPVLVSGGAGKWQDFVDGFEKGKATAVCTTNIYHFTETSIKSAKVYMRRSGIEVRI; translated from the coding sequence ATGCTGAAGAAACGGCTAATCACGGTATTGACGTTCAATAACGGGGTGCTCTTCCGCACCAGGAATTTTCATCCCGATTACCGCTATACGCTAAATTTTGTGGACGCGTGGTCCGTGGACGAGATCGTGGTGCTGGATATAACACGCGAGAGCATGGGGGAGAAGCCCAATTTCTACAATATCGTCACGCAATTTGCGGACAGGTGTTTCGTGCCGCTCGCCGCAGGCGGAGGCGTAAGGAGTGTCGAAGATTTCAGCACGCTCCTGAGGCTGGGCGCAGATAAGGTAGTTATAAACACAGAGGCGGTAAGGCGTCCGGAGTTCATACGGGAGGCGGCCGGCCTCTTCGGCTCCCAGTGCGTGGTCGTCTCCATAGACGCCAGGAAGACGGGTACGGGGGCCTACGAGGTATTTACGGATTTCGGCACAAGGCCTTCCGGCCTCGACCCTGTCGAATGGGCGAAAAAGGCCCGGGACCTCGGCGCCGGCGAGATAATGGTGACATCTATAGATAAGGACGGCTCGCTGGAGGGGTACGATAACGACCTGAACCGCACGGTCTCGGAGGCAGTCGATATACCGGTGCTCGTCTCCGGAGGCGCAGGCAAATGGCAGGACTTTGTGGACGGCTTCGAAAAGGGCAAGGCGACGGCGGTCTGCACGACAAATATATACCATTTTACGGAAACGAGCATCAAGAGCGCGAAGGTCTATATGAGGCGGTCCGGCATAGAAGTGAGGATATAG
- a CDS encoding N-acetylneuraminate synthase family protein translates to MKSKKRVYIIAEAGINHNNSLDNCYGLIDSASDAGCNAVKFQFFTARGLYPRSAGRLNWRDGSKGYSYDIYSAVKSFELPRRWIADIMRYSRRKGIDFLSSVSDARGADELVRLGVKMIKIPSYSVTNLPLLDHCARLGLPMIMSTGGASLGEVEEAVRTVNAYHNKLSILHCSIKYPTEPGECNLGVIVTLRYAFPYNRIGYSDHTAETSSAPVQAVYLGADIIEKHITLDRHMKGPDHFFALEPRQLKEMVCAVRDAEKDRAKGNMVFDRKMYGSSAKVTFAHERYLRDFCYPGLFARKCIKKGERILFRDLSILRPGKKGRGLEPRYLSLFKRYKIRAARDIAEEEEIKWESIFDA, encoded by the coding sequence ATGAAGAGTAAAAAGAGGGTATATATAATCGCCGAGGCGGGGATAAACCACAATAACTCCCTCGATAACTGTTACGGGTTGATCGATTCGGCCTCCGACGCCGGGTGTAATGCGGTGAAGTTCCAGTTCTTCACCGCCAGGGGTCTATATCCGCGCTCCGCGGGTAGATTGAACTGGCGCGACGGATCGAAAGGTTATAGTTACGATATATACAGCGCCGTTAAGTCATTTGAGCTACCCCGGCGCTGGATCGCCGACATTATGAGATACAGCCGGAGGAAGGGGATAGATTTCCTCTCTTCCGTGTCTGATGCCAGGGGGGCGGACGAACTGGTCCGCCTCGGGGTGAAGATGATAAAGATCCCCTCCTATAGCGTTACCAACCTTCCGTTGTTAGACCATTGCGCGCGTCTCGGCCTGCCCATGATAATGTCCACCGGCGGGGCGTCTCTCGGGGAGGTCGAAGAGGCGGTGAGGACGGTCAATGCGTACCATAATAAGCTCTCGATCCTGCACTGTTCCATAAAATATCCTACCGAACCGGGTGAATGTAACCTCGGGGTGATCGTGACGTTACGGTATGCGTTCCCTTATAACAGGATAGGGTATTCCGACCATACGGCTGAAACTTCCTCCGCGCCGGTCCAGGCGGTCTACCTTGGTGCCGATATAATAGAGAAGCACATCACCCTCGACAGGCACATGAAGGGGCCCGATCACTTTTTTGCGCTCGAGCCGCGCCAGCTGAAAGAGATGGTGTGCGCCGTCCGTGATGCGGAGAAGGACCGGGCAAAGGGCAATATGGTCTTCGACCGCAAAATGTACGGTTCATCCGCCAAGGTGACATTCGCGCATGAGCGATACCTGAGGGATTTCTGCTATCCCGGTCTATTCGCGCGTAAATGCATCAAAAAAGGCGAAAGGATACTCTTTAGGGACCTCAGTATACTAAGGCCCGGCAAGAAGGGCCGCGGCCTGGAACCCAGATACCTCTCCCTCTTCAAAAGATACAAGATCCGCGCGGCAAGGGATATCGCCGAAGAGGAAGAGATAAAGTGGGAGAGTATCTTCGATGCATAA
- a CDS encoding glycosyltransferase, which translates to MHKILMRADADAKSGTGDLFSLLSFSEYLTGWKRYFVTKDTKEARAILSKNGVRDVLYIPRTVSIGKEIDRMNRMIDAEKIDAVLIEITAADTASYKDIAAPYRACVDFYGKVPRGFDLVINWDTYAEKLYDRREYPGTRFLLGPEYAFLRRSVAGKANSAMRRPGKTKRAKKVLIFLGGFDEFDFTLKTVKALEKMDAGLELNIILGAGYKGERDLSSYLSHSGFFKYRIRRNIGNMPAEYGRSDLAIIAGGLSIFEAVALKVPAAVIATYGHQVKRSLFFEKTGSAIYLGFRRISVPKLKRAVSGYRFTPFRERILTGKIPGIIDEGLNDNR; encoded by the coding sequence ATGCATAAGATATTGATGCGGGCCGATGCGGATGCGAAGAGCGGGACCGGAGACCTGTTCTCTCTACTCTCTTTTTCGGAATACCTGACCGGTTGGAAGCGGTATTTTGTGACTAAGGATACGAAAGAGGCCAGGGCCATCTTGAGTAAGAACGGCGTCCGGGACGTCCTGTATATACCGCGCACAGTATCGATAGGCAAAGAGATAGACCGCATGAATCGTATGATAGATGCCGAGAAGATAGATGCCGTCCTGATAGAGATAACGGCAGCGGATACCGCCTCCTATAAGGATATTGCGGCGCCATACAGGGCGTGCGTCGACTTTTATGGTAAGGTGCCGCGCGGGTTCGACCTGGTGATAAACTGGGATACGTACGCTGAAAAATTATACGACCGGCGGGAATATCCGGGGACCCGTTTTCTACTCGGCCCTGAATATGCGTTCCTGAGGAGAAGCGTAGCCGGGAAGGCAAATAGCGCAATGAGACGGCCGGGGAAGACAAAGAGGGCGAAGAAGGTGCTGATATTCTTAGGGGGGTTCGACGAATTTGATTTTACGTTAAAAACGGTTAAGGCGCTCGAGAAGATGGATGCCGGGCTCGAACTGAATATAATACTGGGCGCCGGATATAAAGGCGAAAGGGATCTATCGTCTTACCTCAGCCATTCCGGTTTCTTTAAATACCGCATACGTCGGAATATCGGGAATATGCCTGCGGAATACGGGAGGAGCGACCTCGCCATAATCGCCGGGGGCTTGAGCATCTTCGAAGCGGTTGCCCTGAAAGTGCCGGCCGCGGTCATAGCGACTTACGGGCACCAGGTAAAGCGCAGCTTATTCTTCGAGAAAACCGGATCTGCCATATATCTCGGTTTCAGGCGTATCTCCGTTCCGAAACTGAAGAGGGCGGTCTCCGGATATCGTTTTACACCTTTCAGGGAAAGGATACTGACCGGGAAGATACCGGGTATAATAGATGAAGGACTTAACGATAACAGATAA
- a CDS encoding class I SAM-dependent methyltransferase — translation MDFKERVKRRNGFDASVVYGTKKFNLLTGRDKHLDHRKASDDRWIDPKTGMIADKFAERRPCPLCGMTESETIFVKSGFPHVSCRSCGLVYVNPILNGEEYSKLWTMEDSWEAVLESAEQVRMQTLEAAYSLDIAELYMKGKGRISVCDVGCGPGTLLTEAARRGYYAFGVEPNTKCHGLLDKKGIAYTKEFFPLKAGIKERFDCIFLLNALEHMHDPVRIVEEAKKLLKPSGLIYISVPCIDALVNRVMHEKAGVFGGHSHIQFFSIKTLSMLLDKTGFEMLEYETIITELGVIKNYMSFRDPYFGEGPDGLDFLTPELIYKNHMARNLNMVGRLK, via the coding sequence ATGGATTTTAAGGAGAGGGTTAAGCGGAGGAACGGCTTTGACGCCAGCGTCGTATACGGGACGAAGAAGTTCAACCTCCTGACGGGCCGCGATAAGCACCTGGACCACCGCAAGGCCAGCGACGACCGGTGGATAGACCCGAAGACGGGCATGATAGCAGACAAATTTGCCGAACGGCGGCCGTGCCCCTTATGCGGCATGACAGAGTCCGAAACAATATTCGTGAAGAGCGGTTTCCCTCACGTGAGCTGCAGGTCCTGCGGGCTTGTCTACGTCAACCCCATATTGAACGGGGAAGAATACTCCAAGCTGTGGACGATGGAAGATTCCTGGGAGGCGGTCCTGGAGAGCGCCGAACAGGTCAGGATGCAGACACTCGAGGCCGCGTACAGCCTCGACATAGCGGAGCTCTATATGAAGGGGAAAGGCCGGATATCGGTATGCGACGTCGGGTGCGGCCCCGGCACATTACTTACCGAGGCGGCGAGGCGCGGTTATTACGCCTTCGGCGTGGAACCTAATACGAAATGCCACGGCCTCCTGGATAAGAAGGGGATAGCGTACACGAAAGAGTTCTTTCCCCTGAAGGCCGGCATCAAAGAGCGGTTCGATTGCATCTTTCTCCTGAACGCCCTCGAGCATATGCATGACCCTGTCCGGATCGTTGAGGAGGCGAAGAAACTGCTCAAGCCGTCAGGCCTCATCTACATATCCGTCCCCTGTATAGATGCCCTGGTGAACAGGGTGATGCATGAGAAGGCGGGCGTCTTCGGCGGCCATTCGCACATACAGTTCTTCAGCATAAAGACCCTCTCCATGCTTCTGGATAAGACGGGTTTCGAGATGCTGGAGTACGAGACGATCATAACGGAGCTCGGCGTCATAAAAAATTACATGAGCTTCAGGGACCCGTATTTCGGGGAAGGTCCGGATGGGCTCGATTTCCTTACGCCGGAGCTGATCTATAAGAATCATATGGCCAGAAACCTTAATATGGTGGGACGGTTGAAATAG